CATAGTATAGCTCTGTGGCCATAGTATAGCTCTGTGGCCATAGTATAGCTCTGTGGCCATAGTATAGCTCTGTGGCCAGGCTAACCAGGACACTGACTACAGAAGAGTCACGAAGCAGCGTTGACTCACCTGAGGGAATATTTGGAATGCTTGATGTGGAAGGGCTCTTTAGGGGTTAGGAACATCAGCTGCAACATCAGACAAGCTCAACATCAAATCCATGCAAAGCATTCTGGGTAGTTATCACATCAATCACAGTTCATGcaattattctgtgtgtgtgtgttgctcaccCCATGTGTTTCCAAGGAGTTGTTTCTCATGTTGACCTTCAGTGTGCTGGTCTCCCCCACCCTGGTAGGGGGGAACGAGTAGTGGTCCTGGGGGGCGTACACCCCCCTACACAGAGCCTCCTCCTGACTGGAACACACAACATTATCCACACATTTAACATCTACCTGGACCTTCCTCCTCCATGGGGCTCTGAGCATCTACCTGGACCTTCCTCCTCCATGGGGCTCTGAGCTTCCTGAACATCTACCTGAACCTTCCTCCTCCATGGGGCTCTGAGCTTCCTGAACATCTACCTGAACCTTCCTCCTCCATGGGGCTCTGAGCTTCCTGAACATCTACCTGAACCTTCCTCCTCCATGGGGCTCTGAGCTTCCTGAACATCTACCTGGACCTTCCTCCTCCATGGGGCTCTGAGCTTCCTGAACATCTACCTGAACCTTCCTCCTCCATGGGGCTCTGAGCTTCCTGAACATCTACCTGGACCTTCCTCCTCCATGGGGCTCTGAGCTTCCTGAACATCTACCTGAACTATCCTCCTCCATGGGGCTCTGAGCTTCCTAAACATC
The nucleotide sequence above comes from Salvelinus namaycush isolate Seneca unplaced genomic scaffold, SaNama_1.0 Scaffold3085, whole genome shotgun sequence. Encoded proteins:
- the LOC120039917 gene encoding centrosomal protein of 192 kDa-like isoform X3, which produces MLRAPWRRKVQVDVKCVDNVVCSSQEEALCRGVYAPQDHYSFPPTRVGETSTLKVNMRNNSLETHGLMFLTPKEPFHIKHSKYSLRPQRYIHLPVQFKPVVTGNHSSLLLVQTDTSGNIAIQLTGEALTGLRTAGLGQ